Part of the Leptospira johnsonii genome is shown below.
CCTATTGCCGCAAGTCCCAATATCAGCCAAATATACCAGAACTTCACAAGAAGAATGGTAACTGCAGTAATCACGAATGCCACAACTCCGAACACGATAGAAAGAGCGGCCTTGCCCAATTCTCCCACGAAAGGAACAAAACTTAAGAGAGATAGTAACGGTCCTGCGAGAAGATTAAAACTCACCCACATTGCGATAAAACAACCTGCTCTCATCAGCCATTTTGTTGTATTATCGTCGCTTTGGATGTCTTTCATAGTGGTTTGGAAATCACCGACAGAAGCGTTCAAAAACTTATTACCTTCTTCGCTGGTGAATTCTCCTACGGAACTTCCGCTCACTGAGCCAACGAAAGTCATATTTTCTTCCGGAACCGGGACGAGAGACACACTGATCCTTTCACAACCTTCAGTTTGATCGCTCGCACATTTTTGCGATAGGTAGATATAATCTCCTTCGGCGATTCCTTTGGATAACTCGCCCGATCCTGGACTTACGGAAGGTACTGCAGAAGTTAGATTCACCTTGCTCAAATTCACGCTATACGTTTTGCCTTCGGCGGTT
Proteins encoded:
- a CDS encoding TMEM43 family protein; the encoded protein is MAFEESGESSSIFGSIGDSFKGMLTGVVLFPVSLFLIFQVETCEQASAAFKGALPADQAKPGIASYVTGKLSADALGGEFVKPGKYISYSQSSEVYAWEETSKEDSKTKKKVYDCELDWISSPKNPKNFKDPACKSKPFHQATVDDRSSVASDAKVKTAEGKTYSVNLSKVNLTSAVPSVSPGSGELSKGIAEGDYIYLSQKCASDQTEGCERISVSLVPVPEENMTFVGSVSGSSVGEFTSEEGNKFLNASVGDFQTTMKDIQSDDNTTKWLMRAGCFIAMWVSFNLLAGPLLSLLSFVPFVGELGKAALSIVFGVVAFVITAVTILLVKFWYIWLILGLAAIGYAIYKKKAATA